The genomic region GCTGGTTGATCTGGCGCTGACCTCCGGGCAGGCCGCGCTGATGCTGAACTTGCCGCTGCGGAACACCTGGGCTGATCTCGCCCGTATTGATGTTGGCGAAATTGACCAGGAAGTCATCGGTCAAACGTTGCGACCACATCCCAGTGGCGTTCAGGTACTTTCGGCCCCCCGCCGCGTGGAAGAGAGCGAGTTGGTCGACGCGGAAAAAGTTCAGCGTGTTGTCGAGATTTTGCAGCAAAGTTACGATTATGTGGTGATTGATTTACCGCATATTTTTTCGGACCTGGCGCTGGTTGCGCTGGATATTTCTGAAGAAATTCTTGTAGTATTGGCTCCCGAACTGGCTTCTGTGCGCTCAACCGCCCTGGCGCTGGAAGTTTTCGACACACTGGGCTATGACGATAAAAAGATACACTTGATTCTCAACTGGATTTTCGAACGCCAGGGGCTGCCCAAACCGGATATCGAGGCCGGTCTGGGGCGCGAAATTCGCATGGTGATCCCCCATGCATCTGACTTATTTGTGCGTGCCATTAACTTTGGCACCCCACCAGCCCTCGAAAATCCAGATTCTCCGCTCGGCGCAATTTTTGAAAATATGGCTTTTGCGGTCAGCAAGGCCGAACGGAAATCGCAACGGCCCGAGAATCCAACCGAAGCCTGGAAACGGCTTGCCAAACGAATGCGCAAGCAACGTCGATAATAAAAAAGGGTGTGCGCTTGCACACCCTTTTGCTTTTCACATAAAAACGGCTTGCCTATCCTTCGAGACGGGCGCGCAACTGTTGTAGATCAATTAGCAATTCT from Chloroflexota bacterium harbors:
- a CDS encoding response regulator, which codes for MDQNILIIEDDLLSQKLHAKIVEKAGYKVTLANDGLEGLLKADEQEFDLIISDVMMPNLDGYQTCKRLRENPKTAQIPILLLTALDNLESKIKGFEAGADDYLSKPYEPDELIARVSVLLRRAATPATPLQVREQLGKVISVFSLRGGVGISTVASNLAVGLSQLWGQETALVDLALTSGQAALMLNLPLRNTWADLARIDVGEIDQEVIGQTLRPHPSGVQVLSAPRRVEESELVDAEKVQRVVEILQQSYDYVVIDLPHIFSDLALVALDISEEILVVLAPELASVRSTALALEVFDTLGYDDKKIHLILNWIFERQGLPKPDIEAGLGREIRMVIPHASDLFVRAINFGTPPALENPDSPLGAIFENMAFAVSKAERKSQRPENPTEAWKRLAKRMRKQRR